A single Octopus sinensis unplaced genomic scaffold, ASM634580v1 Contig13635, whole genome shotgun sequence DNA region contains:
- the LOC115229725 gene encoding histone H2A-like gives MSGRGKGGKVKGKSKTRSSRAGLQFPVGRIHRLLRKGNYAQRVGAGAPVYLAAVMEYLAAEVLELAGNAARDNKKSRIIPRHLQLAIRNDEELNKLLSGVTIAQGGVLPNIQAVLLPKKTQKPSK, from the coding sequence ATGTCTGGACGTGGTAAAGGAGGTAAAGTGAAGGGAAAGAGCAAGACCCGTTCATCCCGTGCTGGACTTCAGTTCCCTGTCGGTCGTATCCACCGTCTTCTTCGTAAGGGAAACTATGCCCAACGTGTTGGTGCCGGAGCCCCAGTCTACTTGGCCGCTGTTATGGAATATTTGGCAGCCGAAGTGTTGGAATTGGCAGGAAATGCTGCCAGAGACAACAAGAAATCGAGAATTATTCCCCGTCACTTGCAGTTGGCCATCCGTAACGACGAGGAGTTGAACAAACTTTTGTCCGGAGTGACCATCGCCCAAGGTGGTGTTCTCCCCAATATCCAGGCTGTTCTTCTCCCCAAGAAGACCCAGAAGCCTTCCAAGTAA
- the LOC115229722 gene encoding histone H2B, gonadal-like: MPPAPATASKGAKKASKAKSSRPAGDKKRKKKRKESYSIYIYKVMKQVHPDTGISSKAMSIMNSFVNDLFERIASEASRLAHYNKRSTISSREVQTAVRLLLPGELAKHAVSEGTKAVTKYTSSK, encoded by the coding sequence atgccaccagcaccagctACCGCTTCGAAAGGAGCCAAGAAGGCTTCCAAGGCCAAATCTTCACGTCCCGCCGGAGACAAGAAGcgcaagaagaagaggaaggaaagttATTCCATCTACATCTACAAAGTAATGAAACAAGTCCACCCCGACACTGGCATCTCCAGCAAAGCTATGTCCATCATGAACAGTTTTGTCAACgatttgttcgaaagaatagcttCTGAAGCCAGCCGTTTGGCTCACTACAACAAACGTTCGACCATCAGTAGCCGTGAGGTACAGACTGCTGTCCGTCTGCTTCTCCCTGGTGAGTTGGCTAAGCACGCCGTCTCTGAAGGTACCAAGGCTGTTACCAAATACACCAGCAGCAAGTAA